In Deinobacterium chartae, a single genomic region encodes these proteins:
- a CDS encoding phosphohydrolase has translation MSAQGKGKDEKFTLSVSGGTLQDVEQGQEAPPPPQPEVRPERAVEFSTPKTKLIAEADAAIRRDLEEFPTALAAYSALVADPEALAYWDMANYITMRKLGYNDHGRVHAWVTGAASLAILELLLDADVRPDVVESGVGTVDDAYVIVILGTMLHDIGNGIHRAAHEELGVVLARPIVDRILEPLYPDVFKRTKIRNFILHSINCHDLTPPPLTLEGGITAVADGTDITKGRGRKAFELGSVDIHSISALAVDQVVIARGQRTPVEIEVTMNNSGGIFQVEEILASKVIRSPLSRYVSLIASLRGGPGESEQRILNRVRLEGDHFVTVELTPDPLDELP, from the coding sequence ATGTCCGCTCAGGGCAAGGGTAAGGACGAGAAGTTCACGCTCAGCGTGTCGGGGGGAACCCTGCAAGACGTCGAGCAGGGACAGGAAGCGCCGCCGCCGCCCCAGCCGGAGGTGCGGCCCGAACGGGCCGTGGAGTTCTCCACGCCCAAGACCAAACTGATCGCCGAGGCGGACGCTGCCATCCGCCGTGACCTCGAGGAGTTCCCGACCGCGCTGGCCGCCTACAGCGCCCTGGTGGCCGATCCGGAGGCGCTGGCGTACTGGGACATGGCCAACTACATCACCATGCGCAAGCTGGGCTACAACGACCACGGCCGGGTGCACGCCTGGGTGACCGGGGCGGCCTCGCTGGCGATCCTCGAGCTCTTGCTCGACGCGGACGTGCGTCCGGACGTGGTGGAGTCGGGCGTGGGCACGGTCGATGACGCCTACGTGATCGTGATCTTGGGGACCATGCTGCACGACATCGGCAACGGCATTCACCGCGCCGCGCACGAGGAGCTCGGCGTGGTGCTGGCGCGGCCGATCGTCGACCGCATCCTCGAGCCGCTGTACCCGGATGTGTTCAAGCGCACCAAGATCCGCAACTTCATCTTGCACTCGATCAACTGCCACGATCTCACCCCGCCGCCGCTGACCCTCGAGGGCGGTATCACGGCGGTGGCCGACGGGACCGACATCACCAAGGGACGCGGGCGCAAGGCCTTCGAGCTGGGATCGGTGGACATTCATTCGATCTCGGCCCTGGCCGTGGACCAGGTCGTGATCGCCCGCGGGCAGCGGACGCCGGTGGAGATCGAAGTCACCATGAACAACTCGGGCGGTATCTTCCAGGTCGAGGAGATTTTGGCCTCCAAGGTGATCCGCTCGCCGCTTTCCCGCTACGTCTCGCTGATCGCGTCGCTGCGCGGCGGACCCGGCGAGTCCGAGCAGCGCATCCTCAACCGGGTACGCCTCGAGGGAGACCATTTCGTGACGGTCGAGCTGACCCCCGACCCGCTCGACGAACTGCCTTAA
- the purN gene encoding phosphoribosylglycinamide formyltransferase, whose product MTRRIAVLASGRGSNLAALLAAFPAGDPRAEIALVISNREDALALDRAREAGLEAVYIPWPRGGRAAFEAAARELLEARGIDLLLLAGFMRLLSGEFVAPWRGRILNIHPSLLPLYPGLEAQRQALEAGATQTGCTVHFVDAGLDSGDPVLRKTVPILQGDTPEAVAARLLPAEHEAYPQAVRMVLAGLAFPVPTEEEGQAEFGAAFEGVSLVWEAKDLDATLRQHAVRVARLLRAWDREALVAEALRLEYAPEIALARATDGMRLAFADTAPLEERRAFWEGRGFLLQQAARLGLQAEVEAALVQTADEWEHTTF is encoded by the coding sequence ATGACGAGGCGTATCGCAGTTCTGGCTTCCGGACGTGGCAGCAACCTCGCCGCGCTTCTGGCGGCATTCCCCGCGGGTGACCCGCGCGCCGAGATCGCCCTGGTCATCTCGAACCGCGAGGACGCGCTCGCCCTTGACCGCGCCCGCGAAGCAGGCCTCGAGGCCGTGTACATCCCCTGGCCCCGGGGCGGGCGCGCGGCCTTCGAGGCGGCGGCCCGTGAGCTGCTCGAGGCGCGCGGCATCGACTTGCTGCTGCTGGCCGGCTTCATGCGCCTGCTTTCGGGCGAGTTCGTGGCTCCCTGGCGTGGCCGGATCCTGAACATCCACCCGTCGTTGTTGCCGCTGTATCCCGGCCTCGAGGCGCAGCGTCAGGCCCTCGAGGCCGGAGCGACGCAGACCGGCTGTACCGTGCACTTTGTGGACGCGGGGCTCGACAGCGGCGACCCGGTGCTGCGCAAGACCGTACCGATCCTGCAAGGAGACACGCCCGAGGCGGTGGCCGCGCGCCTGCTGCCCGCCGAGCACGAGGCGTACCCGCAGGCGGTGCGGATGGTGCTGGCCGGACTGGCCTTCCCGGTGCCGACCGAGGAGGAGGGGCAAGCCGAGTTCGGTGCGGCGTTTGAGGGTGTCTCTTTGGTCTGGGAGGCCAAGGATCTCGATGCTACGCTGCGCCAGCACGCGGTGCGCGTGGCCCGCCTGCTGCGGGCCTGGGACCGCGAGGCTCTGGTGGCCGAGGCGCTGCGGCTCGAGTACGCCCCCGAAATCGCGCTGGCCCGCGCGACCGACGGAATGCGGCTCGCTTTTGCCGACACGGCCCCGCTCGAGGAGCGCCGCGCGTTCTGGGAAGGGCGGGGTTTCCTTTTGCAGCAGGCCGCCCGCCTGGGCCTGCAGGCCGAGGTCGAGGCCGCGCTGGTCCAGACGGCGGACGAGTGGGAGCACACCACCTTCTGA
- a CDS encoding MerR family transcriptional regulator has translation MNETATSRLSIGAFARASMLTLKALRLYDDLGLLPPDYVDPASGYRYYRPEQLRAARLIGLLRQLGMPLGRIARVLDLEAQAASREIAGYWREAEAEMAKKRKLVRYLENYLEGKGQRMFEIQTRSVPQQKVLTVQRSVQVKDLPGFIDRSIEELQAQLGAQGAEQEGAPFVIYHGQVNEDSDGPVEVCLPFCGSVEPAGDLRVRLEPAREEAYATITEAQCEFPGILEAYDAVARWLVRQQRACWLSPREVYFADLKGSAPDAPFCDIAYPYRPL, from the coding sequence ATGAACGAGACGGCCACCTCCCGCCTCTCCATCGGCGCGTTCGCCCGTGCCTCGATGCTCACGCTCAAGGCGCTGCGCCTCTACGACGACTTGGGCCTGCTGCCCCCGGACTACGTGGATCCGGCGAGCGGTTACCGCTACTACCGCCCCGAGCAGCTGCGGGCGGCGCGCCTGATCGGGCTGCTGCGGCAGCTCGGGATGCCGCTTGGCCGCATTGCCCGGGTGCTCGACCTCGAGGCGCAGGCGGCCAGCCGCGAGATCGCGGGGTACTGGCGCGAGGCAGAGGCGGAGATGGCCAAGAAGCGCAAGCTCGTTCGCTACCTCGAGAACTACCTCGAGGGAAAGGGGCAAAGGATGTTCGAGATTCAGACCCGCTCGGTGCCGCAGCAGAAGGTGCTTACCGTCCAGCGATCAGTACAGGTGAAGGACCTGCCTGGTTTTATCGACCGCAGCATCGAGGAACTGCAGGCGCAACTCGGCGCTCAGGGTGCCGAGCAGGAGGGCGCGCCGTTCGTGATCTACCACGGGCAGGTGAACGAGGACAGCGACGGCCCGGTCGAGGTGTGCCTGCCCTTCTGCGGCAGCGTGGAACCCGCAGGCGACCTGCGCGTGCGCCTCGAGCCCGCCCGAGAGGAGGCTTATGCCACCATTACCGAGGCGCAGTGCGAGTTTCCCGGGATCCTCGAGGCCTACGACGCGGTGGCGCGCTGGCTGGTCCGGCAGCAGCGGGCCTGCTGGCTGTCCCCGCGCGAGGTGTACTTCGCCGACCTGAAAGGCAGCGCGCCGGATGCGCCCTTCTGTGACATCGCCTATCCGTACCGCCCGCTCTGA
- a CDS encoding MBL fold metallo-hydrolase, which translates to MQVHTLDLRFQGLSGVIASYLIEAPQGPLLVDPGPASTLETLRAELAGHGVRLEEVRHILLTHIHLDHAGASGTLAALSGATVYVHERGARHMARPARLLESARMIYQDRMDALWGEMRPVPEAQLNALSGGERLNLEGLELEAIYTPGHAVHHLAWAAGDALFCGDVAGVRLEVAQSPRAPTPPPDVDLPAWRRSLATLRARGAGRLYLSHFGEYDDVDAHLGALAANLEQDAVRVEELLATADKIEDVVATFTGQLEQELRLEGGEDLVARFRFACPPWMSVQGLARYWTRVGGLRE; encoded by the coding sequence ATGCAAGTTCATACGCTGGATCTGCGGTTCCAAGGGCTCAGCGGCGTCATCGCGTCCTACCTGATCGAGGCGCCGCAAGGTCCGCTGCTGGTTGATCCGGGCCCGGCCAGTACCCTAGAAACCCTGCGGGCCGAACTGGCCGGTCACGGGGTGCGCCTCGAGGAAGTGCGTCACATTCTGCTGACCCACATTCACCTCGATCATGCCGGGGCCAGCGGGACCCTGGCGGCCCTGTCCGGGGCCACCGTGTACGTCCACGAACGCGGGGCCCGGCACATGGCCAGGCCTGCCCGCCTGCTCGAGAGTGCCCGCATGATCTATCAAGACCGGATGGACGCCTTGTGGGGCGAGATGCGTCCGGTGCCCGAAGCGCAGCTGAACGCCCTCTCGGGCGGCGAGCGGCTGAACCTCGAGGGACTCGAGCTCGAGGCCATCTATACGCCGGGACACGCGGTGCACCATCTCGCCTGGGCCGCTGGGGACGCGCTGTTTTGCGGCGACGTGGCCGGGGTGCGCCTCGAGGTCGCCCAGAGCCCGCGCGCTCCCACCCCGCCGCCAGACGTGGACCTGCCCGCGTGGCGCCGCAGCCTGGCCACGCTGCGCGCGCGCGGCGCGGGTCGGCTGTACCTCAGCCATTTCGGCGAGTACGACGACGTGGACGCTCACCTCGGTGCGCTGGCCGCCAACCTCGAGCAGGACGCGGTACGGGTCGAGGAACTGCTCGCTACGGCCGACAAGATCGAGGACGTGGTAGCGACCTTTACCGGGCAGCTCGAGCAGGAACTGCGCCTCGAGGGGGGAGAGGACCTGGTGGCCCGCTTCCGTTTCGCCTGTCCGCCCTGGATGAGCGTGCAGGGGCTGGCACGCTACTGGACCCGGGTGGGCGGCCTGCGCGAGTAG
- the secG gene encoding preprotein translocase subunit SecG: MNVIVILLYIVFAIASVGIVLFVLLQTPKQSGLSSGLGGSGELFGGRGMEGGLVRVTSILGGIFLVLSLVINILTK; this comes from the coding sequence GTGAATGTCATCGTGATCCTGCTGTATATCGTCTTTGCCATCGCCTCGGTGGGCATCGTGCTGTTCGTGCTGCTGCAGACTCCCAAGCAGAGCGGCCTGTCCAGCGGCCTGGGTGGCAGCGGCGAACTGTTCGGCGGACGCGGCATGGAAGGCGGTCTGGTGCGTGTCACCAGTATTCTGGGCGGGATCTTCCTGGTGCTGTCTCTGGTCATCAACATCCTGACCAAGTAA
- a CDS encoding methylmalonyl-CoA mutase family protein: MQSRQKKNEWLQNVYGPATARFPERKYNFKTLSDYEPEPVYTEDDLEDFDPARDLGYPGEYPYTRGVQTSMYRGKLWTMRMFAGFGSAEQTNARFHALLRAGQGGLSTAFDLPTLMGYDSDHPFSKGEVGKCGVAVSSLADMEILFDGINPEQVTTSMTINSPANAIWAMYIAMAQKKGADLSKVGGTLQNDILKEFIAQKEFIYPPAPSVKLVIDTFEWGPKNLPKWNFISVSGYHIREAGATAVQELAFTLADGFHYVEKAIERGLDVDEFAPRISYFFDVHNDFFEEIAKFRAARRIYARQMRERYGAKNPKSWMLRTHAQTAGVSLPAQQPLNNIARVAIQALAAVLGGTNSLHTDAYDEALALPTEEAATIALRTQQIIAYETGVAGTADPLAGSYYLEALTNRIEKEAMGYIETIRALGGVEACIESGYFAGEIGEAAYRYQLEVDRKERIIVGVNDFIDENPVEVPIQLVDPEVERVQAARLARVRAERDPVRVQTALEGLRDAAARGLNTMPFFLECAHAYATLGEQMDVLRKVYGEYTEPVSV; this comes from the coding sequence ATGCAGTCCAGGCAGAAGAAGAACGAATGGCTCCAGAACGTGTACGGCCCGGCCACCGCACGCTTCCCCGAGCGCAAGTACAACTTCAAGACCCTCTCGGACTACGAGCCCGAACCGGTCTACACCGAAGACGACCTCGAGGACTTTGACCCGGCGCGCGACCTGGGCTACCCGGGCGAGTACCCGTACACCCGCGGCGTGCAGACCTCGATGTACCGCGGCAAGCTGTGGACCATGCGCATGTTCGCCGGCTTCGGCTCGGCCGAGCAGACCAACGCCCGCTTCCACGCGCTGCTGCGTGCCGGGCAGGGCGGCCTCTCCACCGCCTTTGACCTGCCGACCCTGATGGGCTACGACTCGGATCACCCCTTCTCGAAGGGCGAGGTCGGCAAGTGCGGCGTGGCCGTCTCGAGCCTCGCCGACATGGAAATCCTGTTCGACGGGATCAACCCCGAACAGGTCACGACCTCCATGACCATCAACAGCCCGGCCAACGCCATCTGGGCCATGTACATCGCCATGGCCCAGAAAAAGGGCGCGGACCTGAGCAAGGTGGGCGGCACGCTGCAAAACGACATCCTCAAGGAATTCATCGCGCAGAAGGAGTTCATCTACCCGCCCGCTCCCAGCGTGAAGCTGGTGATCGACACCTTCGAGTGGGGCCCCAAGAACCTGCCCAAGTGGAACTTCATCTCGGTCTCCGGCTACCACATCCGCGAGGCGGGAGCCACCGCCGTGCAGGAACTGGCCTTTACCCTGGCCGACGGCTTCCACTACGTCGAAAAGGCGATCGAGCGCGGCTTGGACGTAGACGAGTTCGCGCCGCGCATCTCGTACTTTTTCGACGTGCACAACGACTTTTTCGAGGAGATCGCCAAGTTCCGCGCGGCGCGGCGCATCTACGCCCGCCAGATGCGCGAGCGCTACGGCGCCAAGAACCCCAAGAGCTGGATGCTGCGCACCCACGCCCAGACCGCGGGCGTGAGCCTTCCCGCCCAACAGCCGCTGAACAACATCGCCCGCGTGGCGATCCAGGCCTTGGCCGCGGTGCTGGGCGGCACCAACAGCCTGCACACCGACGCGTACGACGAGGCCCTGGCCCTCCCCACCGAGGAGGCCGCCACCATCGCGCTGCGCACGCAGCAGATCATCGCCTACGAGACCGGCGTGGCCGGAACCGCCGACCCGCTTGCCGGCAGCTACTACCTCGAGGCCCTCACCAACCGCATCGAGAAAGAAGCCATGGGCTACATCGAGACCATCCGCGCCCTGGGCGGTGTGGAGGCCTGCATCGAGAGCGGTTACTTCGCCGGAGAGATCGGCGAGGCGGCCTACCGCTACCAGCTCGAGGTGGACCGCAAGGAACGCATCATCGTCGGGGTCAACGACTTCATCGATGAAAACCCGGTCGAGGTGCCGATCCAGCTGGTAGACCCCGAAGTCGAGCGGGTTCAGGCCGCGCGCCTCGCACGGGTGCGCGCCGAGCGTGATCCGGTGCGTGTTCAGACGGCCCTCGAGGGCTTGCGCGACGCCGCCGCGCGCGGGCTGAACACCATGCCGTTCTTCCTCGAGTGCGCGCACGCCTACGCCACGCTGGGCGAGCAGATGGACGTGCTGCGCAAGGTGTACGGCGAGTACACCGAGCCGGTGAGCGTGTAA
- the purD gene encoding phosphoribosylamine--glycine ligase produces MRVMVIGSGGREHALVDALLRSASVSSVLAVPGNAGIAASSTPQKPVRCLDYALEPQALVELARQESVDFTVVGPEAPLVAGVVDAFETAGEPIFGPTRAAARLEGSKRWSKSFMARHGIPTARFAAFGDEAEALAYLENHPLPIVVKDSGLAAGKGVTLAASLEEARAAVRAIFTQPQPEVVIEEFMRGMEVTVLAFCDGERAALMPASQDHKTAYDGDVGPMTGGMGVICPFPLEADTLERVQREIVLPTLAGMRAEGHPYRGVLYAGLMLTDEGPKVVEFNARFGDPEAEAVLPLLEGDLLEVLRACAAGRLDPQTVRFAAQASAVVIMAAPGYPGSYPRGIPLELPELPGGVRIFHAGTALEGGKLVSAGGRVLAVQATGETLPAALEAAYAAVDRVGFEGAHWRRDIGGRLPHLRRL; encoded by the coding sequence ATGCGAGTCATGGTGATTGGTAGCGGAGGGCGTGAACACGCTCTGGTGGACGCCCTGCTGCGTTCGGCGTCGGTGAGCTCGGTCCTGGCCGTACCTGGAAACGCGGGTATCGCGGCCAGCAGTACGCCCCAGAAGCCGGTGCGTTGTCTCGATTACGCTCTGGAGCCGCAGGCACTGGTGGAACTGGCCCGGCAGGAGAGCGTGGACTTCACGGTGGTAGGGCCCGAAGCGCCGCTGGTTGCGGGTGTAGTGGACGCTTTCGAGACCGCTGGAGAGCCGATCTTCGGGCCGACCCGTGCGGCCGCGCGCTTAGAGGGCAGCAAACGCTGGTCCAAGTCCTTCATGGCCCGTCACGGCATTCCTACCGCGCGCTTCGCCGCCTTTGGCGACGAGGCGGAGGCCCTGGCCTACCTGGAAAACCACCCGTTGCCGATCGTGGTGAAAGACTCGGGGCTCGCCGCAGGCAAAGGCGTCACCCTGGCCGCCAGCCTCGAGGAAGCGCGCGCGGCGGTGCGGGCCATCTTTACCCAGCCGCAGCCGGAGGTGGTGATCGAGGAGTTCATGCGCGGCATGGAGGTGACCGTGCTGGCCTTCTGTGACGGCGAGCGCGCCGCGCTGATGCCCGCCTCGCAGGACCACAAGACCGCCTATGACGGCGACGTGGGCCCCATGACCGGCGGGATGGGCGTGATCTGCCCGTTCCCGCTCGAGGCCGATACCCTCGAGCGCGTGCAACGCGAGATCGTACTGCCCACCCTCGCGGGCATGCGCGCCGAGGGCCACCCGTACCGGGGCGTGCTGTACGCGGGGCTGATGCTCACCGACGAGGGCCCCAAGGTGGTGGAGTTTAACGCCCGCTTCGGTGACCCCGAGGCGGAAGCGGTGCTGCCGCTGCTCGAAGGCGACCTGCTCGAGGTGCTGCGCGCCTGTGCCGCAGGCCGCCTGGACCCGCAGACGGTGCGCTTCGCGGCGCAGGCGAGCGCGGTGGTGATCATGGCCGCTCCCGGCTACCCGGGCAGCTACCCCAGGGGCATTCCGCTCGAACTGCCCGAACTGCCCGGGGGTGTACGCATTTTCCACGCCGGTACGGCCCTCGAGGGGGGGAAACTGGTGTCGGCAGGCGGGCGGGTGCTCGCCGTGCAGGCAACGGGGGAGACCCTGCCCGCAGCGCTCGAGGCGGCGTATGCGGCGGTGGACCGCGTCGGTTTCGAGGGAGCGCACTGGCGGCGCGACATCGGCGGACGCCTGCCGCACTTGCGCCGCCTCTAG
- a CDS encoding RNHCP domain-containing protein: protein MRRFTVQGTNTGFTCGHCGTEVPPLANGSVRNHCPACLWSLHLDVFPGDRAADCGGPMRPVAVEHSPKKGWMIVHRCERCGHTGRNKAALDDPNFPDDYDVIVRLSSRPEDDR from the coding sequence GTGAGACGCTTCACCGTACAGGGCACCAATACCGGCTTTACCTGCGGCCACTGCGGGACCGAGGTGCCGCCTCTGGCCAACGGCAGCGTGCGTAACCACTGCCCGGCCTGTCTGTGGAGCTTGCACCTCGACGTGTTCCCCGGGGACCGCGCCGCCGACTGCGGCGGCCCGATGCGCCCGGTAGCGGTCGAGCACTCGCCCAAGAAAGGCTGGATGATCGTGCACCGCTGCGAGCGCTGCGGGCACACCGGTCGCAACAAGGCTGCCCTGGACGACCCGAACTTTCCCGACGACTACGATGTGATCGTCCGGCTCTCCTCGAGACCCGAAGACGACCGCTGA
- a CDS encoding ABC transporter permease, translated as MLPFILKRLLQLIPTFLLSTVLLFTIVQAAPGDFLSQLQQNPAVRPAQIELLRKQYGLDQPAVTQYFLWLGNFLTGDLGISFARSGRPVWEVIEPRIVNSLILVGMSTVIIYAVGIWIGVYGAVRPYSIGDRIFSVLAYFGLGIPSFFFALLAIFGLLTLKQNTGWDVPISGKSSGELINATPLRQAWDVFLHALVPSVVLALRSISSESRLIRAQMLEVLGQDYIRTARAKGLNQNRTVYKHAFRNAILPLVAGLGGLVPAIVAGAGFVEVVFSWPGLTPLLLESLGNQDLYVIVSTTSLTVILYVIGNLISDLLLAVVDPRIRYA; from the coding sequence TTGTTACCGTTTATCCTTAAGCGCCTGCTCCAGCTGATTCCCACCTTCTTGCTCTCCACGGTCTTGCTGTTCACGATCGTGCAGGCTGCCCCGGGTGACTTCCTGAGCCAGCTGCAGCAGAACCCCGCCGTCCGTCCTGCTCAGATCGAGCTGCTGCGCAAACAGTACGGTCTCGACCAGCCGGCGGTGACTCAGTATTTTTTATGGCTGGGGAACTTTCTCACCGGTGACCTGGGCATCTCGTTTGCCCGCAGCGGCCGCCCCGTGTGGGAAGTCATTGAGCCCCGCATCGTCAACTCGCTGATCCTGGTCGGCATGAGCACGGTGATCATTTATGCCGTGGGCATCTGGATCGGCGTTTACGGTGCGGTGCGCCCCTACAGCATCGGCGACCGCATTTTTTCCGTCCTGGCCTACTTCGGGCTTGGAATCCCCTCGTTTTTCTTTGCCCTGCTGGCGATTTTTGGTTTGCTTACCCTGAAACAGAACACGGGATGGGACGTACCGATCTCCGGCAAGAGCAGCGGCGAGCTGATCAACGCCACCCCGCTGCGCCAGGCCTGGGACGTCTTTTTGCACGCGCTGGTGCCGAGCGTGGTGCTGGCCCTGCGCAGCATTTCTTCGGAAAGCCGTCTGATTCGTGCGCAGATGCTCGAGGTGCTGGGGCAAGATTACATCCGTACCGCCCGCGCCAAGGGACTTAACCAGAACCGTACGGTTTACAAGCATGCTTTCCGCAACGCGATCCTGCCGCTCGTCGCCGGGTTGGGCGGTCTGGTCCCGGCCATCGTGGCAGGTGCCGGTTTCGTGGAAGTGGTGTTCTCGTGGCCCGGCCTGACCCCGCTGCTGCTCGAGTCGCTGGGTAACCAGGACCTGTACGTGATCGTCTCGACCACCTCGCTGACGGTGATCTTGTACGTAATCGGCAACCTGATCTCCGACCTGCTGCTGGCCGTTGTGGACCCGCGCATTCGGTACGCGTAA
- a CDS encoding ABC transporter substrate-binding protein, with product MKKAVILVATLALSGALATPYVYPANQSVSKPSEVKTGGVLRLVQLKDFDTYNPFTSQGRPSLPELTDVGALITADPYTSEYVPYLAESYTISKDKRTFTFKLRPELKWSDGEPITADDFVTTMKIHADEAVGSNLYSYMYDNGKPVVVKKIDNRTLSITFPRGVVDSLETISFINPYPDHVFGPVYRSRGAAGIKAMWNLDTDPSKLVTGGPFKVERYVKGERVVLTKNRYFGDWNKDSAGKPLPYLDGLQYTIIPDQNAELAQFLAGNTDLYTPTTRDQLAQVVAAEKAGKLKVNVLANVSTQASSDMMYFNWNKASDPWKQKLFRDVRFRRAMSQLVNKEAMVDLVLGGLGKPVYTSVYPLYDQWVAPGVDKYKFNPQAAAKTLADLGFKKKGPDGILVDGSGRKLEFTLITNSENTRRQQLAKIFADEAKKVGVSVKTSFIPFNQLLDITGPETGKEDRKFDVAISGIGGGGFIYPVGVASMLSCGGDLNNYNASTKCIAPWETQMYNLFLKGQSEFDIDKRKAIANQIQKLQAENLGNIYLVSQAQHYAWSDRVQGEFPKKIISPVWASTYFGPRNIAQTWIK from the coding sequence GTGAAGAAAGCTGTCATTCTTGTGGCGACGCTTGCGCTCTCTGGAGCGCTGGCAACCCCCTATGTCTACCCGGCGAACCAGTCGGTCAGCAAGCCCAGCGAGGTCAAGACCGGCGGCGTTCTGCGTCTGGTTCAGCTGAAGGACTTCGACACCTACAACCCCTTCACCTCGCAGGGCCGTCCCAGCCTTCCTGAGCTCACCGACGTAGGCGCGCTGATCACTGCGGATCCCTACACCTCGGAGTACGTGCCCTACCTGGCCGAGTCCTACACCATCTCCAAGGACAAGCGCACCTTCACCTTCAAGCTGCGCCCCGAGCTGAAGTGGAGCGACGGTGAGCCCATCACCGCCGACGACTTCGTGACCACCATGAAGATCCACGCCGACGAGGCCGTGGGCTCGAACCTGTACTCGTACATGTACGACAACGGTAAGCCGGTGGTGGTCAAGAAGATCGACAACCGCACGCTCTCGATCACCTTCCCCCGCGGTGTGGTGGACAGCCTCGAGACCATCTCGTTCATCAACCCCTACCCGGATCACGTGTTCGGCCCGGTCTACCGCAGCAGGGGCGCCGCAGGCATCAAGGCCATGTGGAACCTGGACACCGACCCCTCCAAGCTGGTCACCGGTGGTCCTTTCAAGGTGGAGCGCTACGTCAAGGGCGAGCGCGTCGTCCTGACCAAGAACAGGTACTTCGGCGACTGGAACAAGGACAGCGCCGGCAAGCCGCTGCCTTACCTCGACGGCCTGCAGTACACCATCATTCCTGACCAGAACGCTGAACTGGCGCAGTTCCTGGCGGGCAACACCGACTTGTACACCCCCACGACCCGCGACCAGCTCGCGCAGGTGGTGGCCGCCGAGAAGGCCGGCAAGCTCAAGGTCAACGTGCTGGCCAACGTGTCCACTCAGGCCAGCTCGGACATGATGTACTTCAACTGGAACAAGGCCAGCGATCCGTGGAAGCAGAAGCTCTTCCGCGACGTGCGCTTCCGCCGCGCCATGAGCCAGCTGGTCAACAAGGAAGCGATGGTTGACCTGGTGCTCGGCGGCCTGGGCAAGCCGGTCTACACCAGCGTTTACCCGCTCTACGACCAGTGGGTCGCCCCGGGCGTGGACAAGTACAAGTTCAACCCGCAGGCCGCGGCCAAGACCCTGGCCGACCTGGGCTTCAAGAAGAAAGGCCCTGACGGCATCCTGGTGGACGGCAGCGGTCGCAAGCTCGAGTTCACCCTGATCACCAACTCGGAGAACACCCGCCGCCAGCAGCTGGCCAAGATCTTCGCCGACGAGGCCAAGAAGGTGGGCGTGAGCGTCAAGACCTCGTTCATCCCCTTTAACCAGCTGCTCGACATCACCGGTCCCGAAACCGGCAAGGAGGACCGCAAGTTCGACGTGGCCATCTCGGGCATCGGCGGGGGCGGTTTCATCTACCCGGTGGGTGTGGCTTCGATGCTCTCCTGCGGCGGCGATCTGAACAACTACAACGCCTCGACCAAGTGCATCGCTCCCTGGGAAACTCAGATGTACAACCTGTTCCTCAAGGGCCAGTCTGAGTTCGACATCGACAAGCGCAAGGCGATTGCCAACCAGATTCAGAAGCTGCAGGCCGAGAATCTTGGTAATATCTACCTGGTGTCTCAGGCCCAGCACTACGCCTGGTCTGACCGCGTTCAGGGTGAGTTCCCGAAGAAGATCATCAGCCCCGTTTGGGCGAGCACCTACTTCGGACCTCGCAACATCGCTCAGACCTGGATCAAGTAG